GCAAACTTCATACGCTGCAGTCAGCAAGCCTCAGAAACTGGACTCGTTCCTTGAAGCTTTCTTGTCACACCCCAAGGGTTTCAGAAAGGGAGCGATCACAACCGCCCCGTTTTTTAACCTGCCGTCATCGGCGCTCAGTCCGCCTTTGACGCCTCACTCGCCGCCAGTGTCTTCCGGACGCTCGCCCTCGCAGGGAGGAGATGGGAACGAAGCGTTGCCGTTCCTCCACTCCTCCGGTATGAGGTGGATGTTTCCCACTGGGTCAGATGAGCCTAGCAACACAGGTAAAACTTTGCTAAACTTGATAAATTGTTAACACATTGTCGTCTACCTTCAATGATCtctaaataaattggacgtctattcccgtcattggcagccaataaattcacttgtttttatttatttccccttTGTCATCAGGAAGGTCCTTATCATCCAAATCGCGCAGAGTCCCGCGCCGTTCATCCCACGGCAAAGCGCCAGGAAAGGTCGCTCTCAAAATCTACACTGGAACTCCATTTCCCAGCATCCTTCACTCCGGAAAGGGAGAAAGAGCTCATTATACACCCCGGCCACTTCTCAACCCTGCTCGTAGTGGGACAGGGCTATTTTCTTCAATCCTGTCCACTCAGTCAAGAGAGGAGGATGAGCGTGGGAATGTGGCGTGAGTATTGTTATGGATTATGTTATGAATATGAGCGCACTTACAGGTGGAATTTTTTAATCATCCAATAATAGAAAATgcttattggtcacttcctattgagtttggggcatttcaaggtcacttcctgttgatttgggggcatttaggggtcacttcctgttcgtattgggtaacttcctgttgattttgggggatcctgttgattttgggggatttttaggtcacttcctgttcatattgggtcacttcctgttgattttggggcacttcaggggcacttcctattgatttgggggcatttaggggtcacttcctgttcgtattgggtcacttcctgttgattttgggggatttcaggtcacttcctgttgattttgggggatttcaggtcacttcctattcagactgggtgacttcctgttcatattgggttacttcctgttgatttgggtgcatttcaggtcacttcctgtggatttggggggatttcaggtcacttcctgttcatattgggtcacttcctattgattttggggtatttcagggtcacttcctgttcatattgggtcacttcctgttgattttggggcacttcagggccacttcctattgatttgggggatttcagatcacttcctgtttatattgggtcacttcctattgattttggggcattttagggtcacttcctgttcatattgggtcacttcctgttgattttggggcattttagggtcacttcttgttcatattgtgtcacttcctgttgatttggggggatttcaagtcacttcctgctgattttggggcatttcagggttaatttctgttgatattgggtatttttactgttgattttggggaatttcagggtcacttcctgttcataatgggttacttcctgttgattttggggcatttcagagtcacttccgattgactttggggcattttagggtcacttcctgttcatattgggtcatatCCTGTCTGTTTGGGGCATTTAGGGCTCATTTCCTGTTCgtgttgggtcacttcttgttgattttggggcatttcagggttaaTTGCTGTTCACattaggtaacttcctgttgatttgaggggatttcaggtcacttcctgtttatattgggtcacttactgttgattttggaggatttcagggtcatttcctgtttaaattgggtcacttactgttgattttggaggatttcagggccacttcctgttcataatgggccacttccttttgattttgggggatttcaagtcacttcctgctgattttggggcatttcagggtcacttcctgttcatattgggtaacttccttttgattttggggcaattcagagtcacttcctattgactttggggcattttagggtcacttcccgttcatattgggtcacatcccgttgatttgggggcatttagggctcacttcctgtttgtgttgggtcacttcttgttgattttggggcatttcagggttaattcctgttcatattaggtaacttcctgttgattttgggggggatttcaggtcacttcctgttcatattgggtcacttcctgttacttttggggcatttaggggtcacttcttgtttgtattgtgtcacttcctgttgattttggggcatttcaggttcacttcttactgattttagggcaattgggggtcacttcctgttcatattgggtcacttccacttactattcatattgggtcacttcctgttgatattggggcatttagtggttacttcctattcatattgggtcacttcctgttgacttcgaagcattccagggtcacttcctgttcatatttggtcacttgggttggaaatcaataggagtgaatggaagttttgatgctattgaaatgaatggcaaatTGGGCTatcagaaattaatgggaaattttgtcCATTGGAAAACGAATGGGTATGTTCTGTGGCAAATTTTGGACAAACTACGGTTTTAGCTAAAATTAAAAGAGCTTTCCTGCCCGTTACAAGTCCTGCATTTTTCGTTATTTAAATCATGTGATTTGGACAAACATTGTAGTTGTGTTAAGAAATTTCACTTCATTtaatattcattaaaaaaaaaaaacaaagaaacatatTTAATGGCGAACTGCCATTTTTGGGATGTCAAATAAAAGAGAATACCCGTCGCTTTGGTGTACAAACAGTGTCGACGGGTCAAACGGTTTTGTTAAATCTCTGCTATGGTTAAGAATTGTAGATTCATGTCTGTAttttactgccctccagtggccaaagAGTAAGTTACAACCTTAACTCCAGTGTATCTACTTCTAATATCTTCAGATGGGTAAACATCGGTAGTGACTTCCAGGCGGTCATCCCCTCCTTGAACTCTGCCGAGAATGAGGACGAACTGAACTCTGAGCAGTTTCTGTGGAAGTCGCCGGAAGAGCGAGGCCGGTCACACGATCAAGGTTTCTGCTCGCCCGAACTAACGTTGGCATTGGCTTCACGTCACGCGGAGTCTTTTGTGTGCGCTCAGTGGAACAGTTGCTGTTGATGTGTTGCTCCAGTTGCGTGCCAGGCGGAGGTTGCAACATTGAGTTGGCCCTGCACTCCCTGCATGCCTGTAAGGCCAACATCATGGTCAGTGACCGTCCACCATtttggagagacagcgagaaccaaaagtggtatttgccatgtggcatttttttgccatttgagaattttttttatatcaaaatccattttgcctgtgggaaaaattttgccacatggcagaaaaaatgccacatggcaaaacccattttgtcacagggcaaaaaaataccacgtggcaaaatccattttgtcacatgccaaaaaaattttgtcacatggcaaaaaaatgccacgtggcaaaatccgtGTTGCCACATAGcataaaaatgccacttggcaaaatcccTTTTTTCACATTgcaaaaattttgccacatggcagaaaaaatgccacatggcaaaatccatttcgccacatggcaaaaaaaaatgccacatggaaaaatccatgttgccacatggcagaaaaaatgccacgtggcaaaaaaaagtttgtcacagggcaaaaaaatgccacatggaaaaatcaattttgtgaaatggcagaaaaattttgtcacatggctaaaaaatgccacatgacataatccattttgctacatggcaaaaaaaaattcccacatggcaaaatccatgttgccacatgccaaaaaaaatgccacatggcaagatccattttgccacatggcaaaaattttgccacatggcagaaaaaatgccacatggcaagaaaactgccacatggaaaaatccatgttatcacatggcaaaaatgttGCCATTTTTTGACgtgtggtaattttttttttgccatgtcgcaaaaaaaaaaaaaaaaatgccacatggcaaaatccattttgccacatggcaaaatccattttgccacgtggaaaAATCCATGTTACCACAAGGcaaaaaattttgccacatggcagaaaaaatgccacgtggcaaacattttgccacatggcagaaaaaatgccacgtggcaaaatccattttttgacatgtggtaaatttttttgccatgtagcaaaaaaaaaatgccacgtggcaaaaattttgccacatggcagaaaaaatgccacgtggcaaaatccattttttgacatgtggtaaatttttttgccatgtagcaaaaaaaaaatgccacatggcaaaatccattttgccacatggcaaaaaaaaaaaacgccacgtggcaaaaaaatgccacatggcaaaatctattttgccacatggcaaaatccattttgccacatggcaaatacaacTTTTGGTTCTCGTCCCTGCTGCCATTTTGAGCGTCTTTTCCCAAGTGTCTTCATGACTTTGCTTTCCCACGTAGGCCGCACTGAAGATGCTCCTGTTTAAATCCACATCACCGACAGGAGATTACCACTACTCCGGTAACCTTTCAACCTTGTTTTAGACAATAGACGTCCTTTTTCCCATCGTGTGGACAAAGACGGCCTTTGTGCGTCCTCGCTCTCTTTTGCTGAGCCCTCTTTACAATTCCTCATTTGTTCAGGTAGCGATGTTTGGACCCATAAGGAAAAGAACGACTTCAACGGTGCTCTGTTTGAACATGGAAAAAACTTTGCGCTCATACAGAAAAAGGTGCAAAGTATCTCTAGTTCGCGCTACACTTTTTCGATTTCATTCCGGTTTTCTTGACATTTTTGTGTGTTACAGGTGAAGACGAAGACGCAGAGCCAGTGTGTGGAGTTTTATTACCTGACCACTAAACACCAAGCGAAGCGGATAAAACGAgtcgaaccggaggaccgagatgAGACGGAACAACATAAGAGtgtaactattgtggcgagcatATCTGATTCCTGCTCaaatctgattttcagggctgaCTGTTCACGCTAGTTTTAGCAAGTTTTCAAATCAGACCTACACTCAGGcagggaggcaaggtcaccctattaTACATCAACAAAagtttcccgagaaaaatgacaacgattagttaaacattgtcttttgaaggctcttgtGGGGCGGGCCTTGGGCAGGaataagggtgtgtttgggattattgtctgtttgtggattggacaggatgattcgggagttactgttgaccgggcaacgagggttgtggattttgccacctcggcGTCattggggctcttggagtcttgtcagtcgtgttatcagttggatatcgggcgttctctggTGGTCCTTATGTtgatactagggttgttccgatcatgtttttttgctccctatccgatcccgatcattttagtttgagtatctgccgatcccgatatttcccgatccgattgctttttttttgtgtgctcccgattcaattccaatcattcccgataatttttcccgatcatatacattttggcaatgcattaagaaaaaaatgaataaaact
This sequence is a window from Corythoichthys intestinalis isolate RoL2023-P3 chromosome 13, ASM3026506v1, whole genome shotgun sequence. Protein-coding genes within it:
- the LOC130928927 gene encoding zinc finger protein 541-like; its protein translation is MDDFWSTKLFSSPRPHRSASELAPSGHQTSQEKVLVTSSRPDGFDITWCESNIHKNWEWDDVEALEREEFNANAGNWNGNVDRDVLQVSESSGESQNWDFGVSGENLSPSLQTSYAAVSKPQKLDSFLEAFLSHPKGFRKGAITTAPFFNLPSSALSPPLTPHSPPVSSGRSPSQGGDGNEALPFLHSSGMRWMFPTGSDEPSNTGRSLSSKSRRVPRRSSHGKAPGKVALKIYTGTPFPSILHSGKGERAHYTPRPLLNPARSGTGLFSSILSTQSREEDERGNVAWVNIGSDFQAVIPSLNSAENEDELNSEQFLWKSPEERGRSHDQVEQLLLMCCSSCVPGGGCNIELALHSLHACKANIMAALKMLLFKSTSPTGDYHYSGSDVWTHKEKNDFNGALFEHGKNFALIQKKVKTKTQSQCVEFYYLTTKHQAKRIKRVEPEDRDETEQHKSVTSSCPPSEEEVLPAPPSFASFPCLKCGKIFSKVKSRNAHMKIHRKLSKPWSGRILPQHVAPYLDTSHAYSHHSGYVSVGDASMQVPSYTYTHASSPNFQVGTIVDLSGSYQRTPSYAPVFNQSWHSVM